The nucleotide window CTGTCTTTGCTACCGTCATCGACATAAACGATTTCACTCTTGATGGGTAAGCTATCAAGCACCTTGGTAAGGCGAGAGTGAAACTCTTCCAATACCTCTTGTTCATCGTAAAAAGGCACAATGATAGACAGAGAAACCGCAGGGTTGATCTGCGATGTAGATATCTTAGGGCGGCTTATATGAAGTTCAGACATAATACGTTCTTCTATTTTTTAATCTGAATCCAATCTACCCTCCCATAAGTGAAAGTTATGTTATTGACATATTTTTCACGCTCACTCAGGATAATGTTACCGTCTATTTCTGTATGAGAATCAAAATGAAACGAGTTCTATTAGTCGAAGATAACCGTGAAATCGCAGGTGTCTTGTTTGATTATTTTGAGTGTATTGACATGGAACTCGATTATGCGGACAACGGCGAACTCGGCCTGCAACTCGCGTTGGAAAACTCATTTGATATCATCATATTGGATCTGATGTTGCCAAGAATGGACGGCCTCACGGTTTGTAATAAACTGCGAGACCAAGGCAACGCGACACCTATTTTGATGTTGACTGCGTTAGATAGCCGCGATGATATGTTAAAAGGGTTTGAGCATGGTGCCGATGACTATCTAACCAAACCTTTTGATTTGGATATTTTGGAAGCCAGAATGAAAGCGCTTGTTCGTCGTTACCGAGGAAAAGTGGCTTCTTCTAAGCTTCAGTTTGATGAACTCACCATTGATCAAAAAACCCGTAAAGCCTACCGTAAAGACAAACTGCTCGCGCTTAACCCAACCACTTACACCATCCTTGAGATGCTGTGCCAAAAAGCACCTGAAGTAGTGACTCGTGAAGATATTTCCTACAAGCTATGGCAAGAAGACGAACCCAACAACGATGTGTTACGTAGCCATATCTATCAACTGCGTAATCAACTCGACAAGCCTTTTGACACCCCAATGCTGATTACCGTTCCTAAAGTTGGATTCCGTCTGGAGCCATCGAATTGATTTCAAATGTTCTGACAAGCACCAAAACCCTCACAGGCCGCCTAGCGCTTTTCTTTGGGTTGATGGCCGTGATTGTGTCTGCATTCGTCTATGTCGTTTTTGTTGCCGGGTTGTATATGTCAGAAGACCGGGTCGGTGAAAGACGCATCCTGATTGACCGAAACTATGCTGTCGAACTCTTTCAAGCTGGCGAGAGCGGTGCAATACGTATTGACGGTCTCACCATGGCGTACAATGACCTGTCATTTGTACCAAAAGAGTACACACCTTATATAGAAGGTAAGGATAACTTCCTTGGTGAAGTCGGCGACGAGCCGGAATCACGAATGATCTATGTGGGAGAATACTCTCATGAAGGTAAAACTTACCCGATCATCCTTATGTCTGAGATAGATCGCGTCGAATTTGATACCTATGAATTGGTATACGCCATCTCGTTCGTGTTGGTGCTGTTATCCATTTTGATATTTAGCTTTGGCACCTTACTCTCTCGCCTTTCCAAACGACTGATTGAGCCTTTCAATTCCCTATCTGAGCAACTCAACTCGAACAAACTCGACCTAGGGGAGGAGTTTGATGTCAGTGAAGGTGCAGCTGTTGAGTTTCGTCAGTTAACAGACCAACTCAATCAATACCGTAGAGAAATCAATTCCTTGATCAAACGTGAACAGGCGTTTGCTCGTTATTCAAGTCATGAATTAAGAACCCCACTAACGGTCGCTCGTGGTGCGAATAAATTGCTATTAAGAAGCGAAACAACGGAATTTCAATCTCGTCAGGTTGAGCGCATTGATGAAGCCATTATCCAGATGTCAGAAATGGTCGATGCCCTACTCGGTTTAGTTCGTTATGAAAGAAACAGTGACGATGCACCGCTGCGCTTGTTTAGTCAGCAAGAGTTAGAAGCTATCGTTTCCAAGAATTCATTACAGGCGGATGAGAAGCAAGTCGAGATATCCCTACACATTCAATCAGAGCCGACCATTCAAGCCACCAGCGCGATCATGAATATGTTGGTCGGCAACTTATTGAGGAATGCCATTGCAGCGACCAATAGTGGCACTGTCACGGTTACCCTGTCCGAACAGAGTATTGTGATTGAAGACCAAGGTGAAGGCCTTCAGGAACAATACAATCCGAATGGTCATGGATTAGGTTTATTGATTGTCGACGACTTGTGCCAACGCTTCCATTGGGGCTTTGAGTTGGTCAATCGCAACTCTGGAGGGTGCACTGCCAGAATCGCCTTTCAGACAGATTCAACCTCATCTAAACAAGCATCTACAAAAACATAAACATCAACTAGGTCAGCACCAAATAAACTCTTAGTGCTGTACTCAATATCCGACGAAAACTTGATTTAGTTGGTTTACAGCACTTGCAGGCTACTGGATACTTGTTAGTCCTATTTGAACTAAAAATGCTGGCTTCTTAGTCAGCATTTTGTCTAAGCGCGATGAAACTAAATAATAGCCCTGTAACTCAACATCAATACAACGACCACACCTTTTTCTTAAAGCGTGACGATCAACTCCACTCTCACTTTTGCGGCAATAAAGCACGAAAGTTCATGAAGCTACTCGAAGACGAACACCCGAATACGACAACCTTAATCAGCTACGGTTCTGCGCAAGCTAACTCTCTATTCTCACTCGCTGCACTTGCAAAAATTAAAGGCTGGACGCTTGAGTTTTACGTTGACCACCTTCCTCAATGGCTACAAGAACGTCCAATCGGCAATTACCGTGGCGCTATAGACTTGGGCGCTAAGGTTATTTCAGTCAAAGAGACGGGCTCTGAGCTTCATCCTCAGGAGTATATTGAGCAAATAAGACAGCCAGATTCTCAGTGCATTGTATTGCCTGAAGGTGGACGCTCTCAGCTTTCTGAATACGGCGTGAAGCAACTGGCGATGGAAATACTCAGCTGGACGCGTTTCGAAAACAAACACGATTTCGTGGTCGCACTACCAGCAGGAACCGGCAGTACGGCTCTGTATCTGCATAAGCATTTAAAAGTGCACAACATCCCGGTGTTAACCTGTGCGTGTGTTGGCGGCAGCGACTATTTAACGCAGCAATTCAATGAACTTGGCGAATCCGATCACCCACAGATCTTACCGCTCAAAACCAAGCACCACTTTGGTAAGTTGTATCAACAGGACTATCAAACCTGGTTGGATCTACAAGAACAAACGGATATTGAATTCGACCTACTCTACGACCCATTGATGTGGCAATGCCTAGAGCGATGGCAAGAAGACAACCCAACCAAAACCGTCATCTATATCCATCAAGGTGGCATCTTAGGTAATGAGTCGATGTTGCCGCGCTATCAACGTAAGTATCCAGAGATGAGCATTAGCAAAACCAAAACCAAAACCAACGCATCTTGGTAATTGTTTTCTTTATTCCCCAGTTTAGCTATTCAAGTTTTGGTAAGCTGAGAACATCACAAAACAGCCATCGTACTCCCTCTCGATGGCTATTCATCAGTAATAGCCTCCTGCTATCCCTGCCATACATTTCAAGTTAAAAACAGAAATCTGGCGAGAATCATCGCGTTATCTATACTTTCGATTGGAACGTCAATTGTCATCGAAAGGAATCACGCATGCGAACAATCACTACGCTCGGCCTGTTTTCAGTTTTACTGCCCTTCTCTGCGATTTCAGGAGAAAACATCACTTACCAAGTCGATAGTATGGATTACGAAGGTTATTGGAGTGAGGCCAGTGACCAAGCGCCTTTGGTGCTGCTAATTCACGATTGGGATGGCTTAACTGATTACGAAAAGAAACGTTCTGAGATGCTCAACGAACTCGGTTACAACGTGTTCGCCATCGACCTATTTGGTAAAAGCATTCGCCCGACCGAAGTGAAAGACAAAAAACAACACACAGGCGAGTTGTATAAAGACAGAGAAAAAATGCGTGCACTACTTAATGCGGGAGCAATGGAAGCGAAAAGGCTTGGTGGTAACTTAGATAACAACGTGATGATGGGTTACTGCTTTGGTGGCGCTGCCGTTTTAGAAGCCGCTCGTGCGGGCATCCCATCAAAAGCTTATGTTACCTTCCATGGCGGTTTATCGACACCTAAAGGACAAGACTACTCTCAGACCAAAGCTCCGGTTGTCGTGTTCCATGGCACAGCAGATTCTATGATTACAATGGAAGATTTTGGCAGCCTTGCCGCTCAACTTGAAACAACCAAGGTTTCGCATGAAATGATCACCTACAGTGGTGCGCCACATGCCTTTACCGTATTCGGCTCAAACAACTATCAACAAGAAGCTGACCAAAAATCCTGGGAACGCTTTACTCAGTTGTTAAGTTCGGTATCTCGTTAACGTTCAATCTAGGTAACAGCTCAACGGCAGCCTGTTACCTAATTCGTACTAATTATTAGCGAGTATTTCTTTAAATTTGGCGTCCGTCACTCAAAAAGAAAGCGCTTTCTTGTAGTGTATCTCTATTATCAATTAAGCACTCTGAATCTGATATGCTTTTTTAACTGTGAGAAATTATGAAATATTTAGCAATACTACCAGCGGTATTCGCACTAAGCGCCTGTTCAACAGTGACAGAGTCACCGGTTAGCTACCACAAAACTTCTCCGGGGCTTGAGTCACTACAAAACAACGAAAACTGTTGCGAAAGCCTGAGTACCATTCAATATCAAAGTGTTACGAATCCAGAAGAAACATCTGTTTCGATCACCACAGCAAGCCCTAAGATCGAGTTCAAATCTGGCCGCTCCTTTTCTGGAGGGCTAAAGCTTCCTACAACACTAGATACTATTCGTTTTTCAATGACTTCAAATGCTAATTATTCAGCATTCGTTCCGTCACTTTTGGTCTTAGACAAAAATTACCAGCCGCTAGATGTCATTGGCAATGAAAGTATTAAGTACCAACCACTTAGCCTGCTTGATGGTGCACAATATGGCGCACAAATAGAACTGCAAGAACGTTACTTAAACGGCGAGGCTCCTGCTTACTTAGTCGTATTCACAACCAGCGAAGCACTCGCGGAAACAACTCCTGTCGAAAAACCAAGTGATATGGCAATACGTTCTGGCGATATCCAGGCAAACATCGCTCACAATACGGACTACGCAATCCCCCACTCTGCGATCGGAAAAGTCTCTTTTGATTTTGAATTCACAGCAGTAACCACTGTTGTTGAAGAACAAAATCGTCAAAAGCGAGTTCAACAAATTATTCCTGAAGCAACCGCAATAAAGTCTGATCTATTAACGGAGAACCCCTTAAACCAGAAAGAGGTTTATAGCACTCTTATTGAAAACTCAGTTTCATCGGGAGACTTCAGCGCAGCACTGACTTACGTTGAAGAATCTGAACGACTAGGAATTGAAGGGATGCGAAACACCTTTGTTGACGCGATGAAACAATATCAAAAAGCACAATAACCTATCCTAAAAGCAGTCGCTTATTTTCCTCTTATTCCACATCCATTTTTGGTGAATGAGAATTCAATACACGACTGCTACTTCTGAACTCTACTCGGGTATAAACGTGAATTCTAATTGCTCTAATTCTAAGCCTAATTTGATGAATTCAATATCCAACGAATAAAAGCCTTTATCAAGCTTAACGGACAGCCCCTCAACCGAAACTGCCTCGCCATTAGTACCATTCACTGATAGAGACATCGCATACACCTTGTTGAGACTCAAACTACACGCAGATTGAGCCAAGGTACCGCTATCGTAATGAACAATACCCGTACATCGATACACGCCTGCATGCTTAACGTCCAAGACAATGCTCCGGTTTTCTTGGGTATTAAGTGGTAGCACTGTTACATGTTGCTCGGTAGTAAGCTGACAAAAATCACCATCAATCTTGTCCTGATACCTGTCTGAGTTTTTCGTCGAGTCAAAGCTCTTAATCGGATCAAACGTAACTAAGGGTCTATCCATTGCTGGAGATTCCATGATAAAGCGGCAGATATTGATCGCGCTTCTTTGCAACTCACCTAACGTTAATCTCCCATCCTCAAGTGATTGTAAGGTATCGTCGTTTGATGCGTTACTTTCAGCGCCATCGTGCTCAACGACCATATACAGATCATTTTGAGAGCGAAGCATAAAAGATGTGTAACTTCGGCTTTCAGAACCACCTTTGATTGGGTCATTCATTTTTGCCCACCAATCCGTCATCACTATCCCTTTGTAACCCCACTCCTTTCGAAGAATAGTAGTATTAAGGTCGTAATTAGATGCAGCCCAGTGACCATTAATGGGGTTGTAAGCGGTCATAATGCTTGAAGCTTGCCCTTGCCTTACCACTATTTCAAAAGGCCTTAGATGAATCTCACGGAGCGCTCGCTGAGAAACCACACTATCAACATCAAATCGTCCAGTTTCTTGGTCGTTTGCAACCAAATGCTTGATAGTACCGGACACGCCTGCAGATCTAAGCCCAGAAACCTGAGACGCCGCCATAGCTCCGGTCAAAAGAGGATCCTCAGAAAAATACTCGAAGTTTCGCCCGTTCAAAGGGTGACGATGAATGTTAATCCCAGGGCCAAGCAATGTATCAATATGATTGGCTTGCATCTCTTTCCCTACTAAATGAAACAGTTGTTCATTCAGTTCTGTATTCCATGTGCAGCCCAATAGCGTGCCAATCGGGACTTGTGATGCTTTGTGTCCACTATCCATTCGGATACCCGATGGGCCATCAGCAGCCGCAACAATAGGGATACCTAAATCAAACAAGCTTGGTGATACGCCACCAAAAGCCGCAGCCGTGCCAGGGGTTACCTTGGGGCTGCACATACCTTCCCCACGAACAATTGTCGCTAACTGCTTTATAGTCATTTGCGAGATAAATTCGTCAATATCCGCCTGTCCCTGCTTCACATCAAGCAACTTGATCCCCTTATCGTCACTAAAAGGAATCAAAGCAGGGAGTTCACTGAGGATACGCTCGCTCAAATCTACGCTTCGTAGTGGTACAGATTCATAGTCGCAACTGTAAACCCCATTTTGCCCTATCTCTTTTGGAACGAGCCTTTTAAAAGCGGTGACGGGTGCCAGAGCTTCCGTTAGTTGCTCAACAACTATTAGCTCATCAACTGTTATGCTTTCGTCAACCAGCCTTGCTTGTCGAACGCTGCCTCCCAAATAAAACTGATATTCCCCGGCTTCAAGCACATAGCTATTTGTGTGGCCCGTCTTACCACTATCATCAAATGACGCTAACGAAGATAGAAGAAATGAAACCTTCACACGTGCTGTTTCGTTTGGAGCCAAAGTGGGTGTTTTTGCAAATCCTGTAAGTGCTCTAGATGGCTTCCCCAGCTGACCTTGAGGCGATTCAACATACAGTTGAACAACATCCTTACCACTGTATTTTTCGCCTATGTTTTTAACTTCAATATCGAATACCAACTCTTGTTCAGAGCCGGACCCAAGAATCGTTAATGCATTTAATTTATTGGAAAATTTGGTGTAGGAAAGTCCGAAACCAAATTCAAATTGAACGGCTTTTGGGTTAAAGGTTTCAAAGTATCGGTACCCAACATAAATATCTTCTTGGTACAGGTTGCGCTCTTTGTTTCCGAAACTAGCGCTGGAAGGATAATCAGATAAAGAGTGCGCAATAGTGTCTGTCAAACGTCCACTTGGGCTAACATCACCAGATAAAACATCAGCTAATGCATGCCCACCTTCCATCCCTGCAGCCCAGTTATATAAAATCGCCTTGAGCGAACTTGCACCTTTTAGTGAGCTTACCCATGACATATCAATAATATTGGTCACGTTCAGTATCACAATGACATCATCAAAATGTTCGGTCACTTTCTCCAACATTTGCATTTCGAGCGCGGTTAAATTGTAACTACCTTGCTGCTGAGCATTATCTTGATCCTCACCCGCCGTTCGCCCGATAAAAACAACGGCTTTGTTCGATTTAGCAGCTGCATCAATAACAACCGAATTTGAAAGCGGCATTTCAGCTTGAAACCAAGGCTCTGCCGCCCAACCACCGCCACCATCATTAAATGGATTCTCCTCAACCCAACGTTTGTATATCTCCACCAAACGATCATTGATATTGATCTTTGGGTGTTCACTTAAGCCATGCAATGCGTTTATTGCATACGGAACATTTACAGCTCCACCCGATCCTGTGCCACTTCGATAAGTGTCAATTTGGCAGCGACCAAACAGAGACACCGTGTCATTAGGCTGGAACGGCAGTACTGAGTCACTATTTTTTAGTAGCACGATGCCTTCTGCAGCAGCTTGTCGGCTTACTGGTGCAAGCTGCTTCTGTGCTTCGAGAATTTCCACAGTATTCATTTTGAGTCCTACTATTTTTTTACTTAGAGCAAAAATTTGACCTCTCGCTCTAAAAGTTAATATTGTCTTTGTTCAAAAAATAGTAATCTTAACTACGGCGTGTAACTACCAAATAAGCGACAGTAATAGGTAAAATAGCGACATGAAAACCAAGTTTAGACTCCAAAGTCATCAGAGATATCCCCAGATAAAATTTGCCTATGTCGATGGGCATCACGATTTCGACTTTGACGTACATAGCCATGACTTTTCTGAACTTTTCTTAGTTGTGAGTGGTAGTGGAAAGCATACGGTAGCTACCCACACTTACCCTTTAAGTACAGGAGATGTATTTGTTATTAATGGGGATATTGAACATGGATTTTGTGAAGTAAATAAACTGAAGATTGTAAACTTGATGTTTGATACGGCATTGCCTTTTTTTGAGGTCCCTTCAATGCGTCAAATGCCAGGCTATCAAGCACTTTTCAAGGTAGAACCGATTGCTCGACAAGCATCTGAATATCAAGCAAAGCTTACGTTATCAGCTTCTCAGTTGAAACGAATCAATGAACTTCTACAACAAATCAAATCGGAATACGACAATGCAGAGCAGGGGTTTGAAATCATATTAACGAGCACAATGCAGCAACTTGCGATAGAACTTGCTCGGCGATATCAAGAACAGACCCATAGCTTACCAAAAACAACCCTAGCATTGAGCCGAGCACTTGCTCATATCGACAGCCATTACAAAGATGTGGGATTGGATACAGAAGCTATCGCGCAAGCGGCTTATATTAGTAAACGACAACTAGAAAGGCTATTTAGGCAATTTTTAAATACATCCCCAAATCAATACCTCAAAGGCCTTCAAATTAGACATTCGGCGACGCTATTATTAAACGACAGCAACAGTATCCAGCATATCGCTGAGTCTTGTGGGTTTTCTGACAGTAACTATTTTTCAAAGTGCTTTAAACTTCAAAATGGATGCAGCCCTCGAGAGTTTAGAAATCAACATGCTTGCCATAACTCATAATCCTTTACCCCTTAAGCCTTAAGCCTTAAAAGATTAGATATGCCACACATAAAAAAACCGCTTCTTTCGAAGCGGTCGATGAGTATCTTTGGCAAGAACACATTTGAAATGAAACTCAAATGTGGAAGACTCATAGCAATATAAATGAACCTCTATACGCTGCCAAACAAAAGGTCAACTATTGCAAAAAAATTACACCTGCAGCCCTGTCCGCCCTAATGACAATGGCCTAATACTAACGACTCCCCCAGTATATTTGGTGTAATTAAAAGGTCTGTAGAGAGGTGATTTACCACCACATGTCAGCTTGAATACCGACAACAAAGTCACCTTCTTTACCTGTACCGTCTTGCATTTCACCATCAAGGTAAGATGCCATGAAGCGAATCTCTGGGGATGGACCGAAGCCAGAGTGCACAACTAGAGTCGGTGCTACTGTTAACTTGTAATCATAAGAATTCTTTGACTCACCATTACGGTCTTCGTAGTTGTACATGTAACCAGCTTCGGTAGCGATAAAGAAGTTTTCTGAAATTGGGAACGTTGGTCGCACCATTGCTGATACCCAGCCGTCTGTATCGCCATTGTCAAAATCGTTGTACTGGGTTTGAAGAGAGTGGAAAATATTCACACCATTTTCAAAAAAGTACCCACCCCATGCTAAAGCACGTAGTGATACATCGTTTTCATCAACAGCCTTCAAACAAGACGTACCACAACCCGTACCTGTCGTTAACCAACTTTGATAGTCGCTACCAGGCTTGTACGTGTTGTAAGTCGTAAGAGTACCGCCTAAAAGGTTGCCCGAACCTAAGCCTTTACCAGCCTGCGCGATGTATTTAGTAAAGCCTTTATCTGACAACCCAAAGACAGACTCAGTGTGAACAATTGCCGTCATTTCATAGCCATTCTCAGCGAATGCTTCAGGGCCATTACCAAAACCTAAATCGACCATATTGTCTGGCATATACTTAGCCATAGCGTGAAGTTCAACACTGCCAAAGTTCACGCCAGCATGAAGTGCATGCATGATGTTGTTGCTGTCACCCCAGAAACTTGTATCGCCAGAGTCATCGCTTGCAATATAAGCAAAGTCCCACTTATTACCACCTAGCTCAACACCTTCAATACCAACACCAGTACCCGACATATCCGTGTAGAAAAAGTCGGTCATA belongs to Vibrio splendidus and includes:
- a CDS encoding response regulator transcription factor, which encodes MKRVLLVEDNREIAGVLFDYFECIDMELDYADNGELGLQLALENSFDIIILDLMLPRMDGLTVCNKLRDQGNATPILMLTALDSRDDMLKGFEHGADDYLTKPFDLDILEARMKALVRRYRGKVASSKLQFDELTIDQKTRKAYRKDKLLALNPTTYTILEMLCQKAPEVVTREDISYKLWQEDEPNNDVLRSHIYQLRNQLDKPFDTPMLITVPKVGFRLEPSN
- a CDS encoding sensor histidine kinase; the protein is MISNVLTSTKTLTGRLALFFGLMAVIVSAFVYVVFVAGLYMSEDRVGERRILIDRNYAVELFQAGESGAIRIDGLTMAYNDLSFVPKEYTPYIEGKDNFLGEVGDEPESRMIYVGEYSHEGKTYPIILMSEIDRVEFDTYELVYAISFVLVLLSILIFSFGTLLSRLSKRLIEPFNSLSEQLNSNKLDLGEEFDVSEGAAVEFRQLTDQLNQYRREINSLIKREQAFARYSSHELRTPLTVARGANKLLLRSETTEFQSRQVERIDEAIIQMSEMVDALLGLVRYERNSDDAPLRLFSQQELEAIVSKNSLQADEKQVEISLHIQSEPTIQATSAIMNMLVGNLLRNAIAATNSGTVTVTLSEQSIVIEDQGEGLQEQYNPNGHGLGLLIVDDLCQRFHWGFELVNRNSGGCTARIAFQTDSTSSKQASTKT
- a CDS encoding pyridoxal-phosphate dependent enzyme, with product MKLNNSPVTQHQYNDHTFFLKRDDQLHSHFCGNKARKFMKLLEDEHPNTTTLISYGSAQANSLFSLAALAKIKGWTLEFYVDHLPQWLQERPIGNYRGAIDLGAKVISVKETGSELHPQEYIEQIRQPDSQCIVLPEGGRSQLSEYGVKQLAMEILSWTRFENKHDFVVALPAGTGSTALYLHKHLKVHNIPVLTCACVGGSDYLTQQFNELGESDHPQILPLKTKHHFGKLYQQDYQTWLDLQEQTDIEFDLLYDPLMWQCLERWQEDNPTKTVIYIHQGGILGNESMLPRYQRKYPEMSISKTKTKTNASW
- a CDS encoding dienelactone hydrolase family protein, which produces MRTITTLGLFSVLLPFSAISGENITYQVDSMDYEGYWSEASDQAPLVLLIHDWDGLTDYEKKRSEMLNELGYNVFAIDLFGKSIRPTEVKDKKQHTGELYKDREKMRALLNAGAMEAKRLGGNLDNNVMMGYCFGGAAVLEAARAGIPSKAYVTFHGGLSTPKGQDYSQTKAPVVVFHGTADSMITMEDFGSLAAQLETTKVSHEMITYSGAPHAFTVFGSNNYQQEADQKSWERFTQLLSSVSR
- a CDS encoding MalM family protein, which codes for MKYLAILPAVFALSACSTVTESPVSYHKTSPGLESLQNNENCCESLSTIQYQSVTNPEETSVSITTASPKIEFKSGRSFSGGLKLPTTLDTIRFSMTSNANYSAFVPSLLVLDKNYQPLDVIGNESIKYQPLSLLDGAQYGAQIELQERYLNGEAPAYLVVFTTSEALAETTPVEKPSDMAIRSGDIQANIAHNTDYAIPHSAIGKVSFDFEFTAVTTVVEEQNRQKRVQQIIPEATAIKSDLLTENPLNQKEVYSTLIENSVSSGDFSAALTYVEESERLGIEGMRNTFVDAMKQYQKAQ
- a CDS encoding glycoside hydrolase family 3 protein; this translates as MNTVEILEAQKQLAPVSRQAAAEGIVLLKNSDSVLPFQPNDTVSLFGRCQIDTYRSGTGSGGAVNVPYAINALHGLSEHPKININDRLVEIYKRWVEENPFNDGGGGWAAEPWFQAEMPLSNSVVIDAAAKSNKAVVFIGRTAGEDQDNAQQQGSYNLTALEMQMLEKVTEHFDDVIVILNVTNIIDMSWVSSLKGASSLKAILYNWAAGMEGGHALADVLSGDVSPSGRLTDTIAHSLSDYPSSASFGNKERNLYQEDIYVGYRYFETFNPKAVQFEFGFGLSYTKFSNKLNALTILGSGSEQELVFDIEVKNIGEKYSGKDVVQLYVESPQGQLGKPSRALTGFAKTPTLAPNETARVKVSFLLSSLASFDDSGKTGHTNSYVLEAGEYQFYLGGSVRQARLVDESITVDELIVVEQLTEALAPVTAFKRLVPKEIGQNGVYSCDYESVPLRSVDLSERILSELPALIPFSDDKGIKLLDVKQGQADIDEFISQMTIKQLATIVRGEGMCSPKVTPGTAAAFGGVSPSLFDLGIPIVAAADGPSGIRMDSGHKASQVPIGTLLGCTWNTELNEQLFHLVGKEMQANHIDTLLGPGINIHRHPLNGRNFEYFSEDPLLTGAMAASQVSGLRSAGVSGTIKHLVANDQETGRFDVDSVVSQRALREIHLRPFEIVVRQGQASSIMTAYNPINGHWAASNYDLNTTILRKEWGYKGIVMTDWWAKMNDPIKGGSESRSYTSFMLRSQNDLYMVVEHDGAESNASNDDTLQSLEDGRLTLGELQRSAINICRFIMESPAMDRPLVTFDPIKSFDSTKNSDRYQDKIDGDFCQLTTEQHVTVLPLNTQENRSIVLDVKHAGVYRCTGIVHYDSGTLAQSACSLSLNKVYAMSLSVNGTNGEAVSVEGLSVKLDKGFYSLDIEFIKLGLELEQLEFTFIPE
- a CDS encoding helix-turn-helix domain-containing protein → MKTKFRLQSHQRYPQIKFAYVDGHHDFDFDVHSHDFSELFLVVSGSGKHTVATHTYPLSTGDVFVINGDIEHGFCEVNKLKIVNLMFDTALPFFEVPSMRQMPGYQALFKVEPIARQASEYQAKLTLSASQLKRINELLQQIKSEYDNAEQGFEIILTSTMQQLAIELARRYQEQTHSLPKTTLALSRALAHIDSHYKDVGLDTEAIAQAAYISKRQLERLFRQFLNTSPNQYLKGLQIRHSATLLLNDSNSIQHIAESCGFSDSNYFSKCFKLQNGCSPREFRNQHACHNS
- a CDS encoding carbohydrate porin, with protein sequence MKLSKLTLACLVATAGLSTAPAVHAEKSDGFEFHGYFRAGVLFSENDDFKRAKFPASKERLGRLGVESDSHFEVALQKNFENDGGQKIRIKTRAAANNAEYATNQLGANADATNSEIGMAETFVEFEGVSETGVVWGGKRFYGKDNYIFMTDFFYTDMSGTGVGIEGVELGGNKWDFAYIASDDSGDTSFWGDSNNIMHALHAGVNFGSVELHAMAKYMPDNMVDLGFGNGPEAFAENGYEMTAIVHTESVFGLSDKGFTKYIAQAGKGLGSGNLLGGTLTTYNTYKPGSDYQSWLTTGTGCGTSCLKAVDENDVSLRALAWGGYFFENGVNIFHSLQTQYNDFDNGDTDGWVSAMVRPTFPISENFFIATEAGYMYNYEDRNGESKNSYDYKLTVAPTLVVHSGFGPSPEIRFMASYLDGEMQDGTGKEGDFVVGIQADMWW